In a genomic window of Feifania hominis:
- the pheS gene encoding phenylalanine--tRNA ligase subunit alpha produces the protein MRQALAKIKAEVESVLAGVTEIAELENIRIKYLGKKGELTAILRQMGSLSAEERPLIGQLANEIRAALEQEIDDVKARLETAALARKLEGEKIDVTLPGTGNAVGRAHPLSIVLREVEEIFLGMGFQIAEGPEVEFDYYNFEALNLPPHHPARDTQDTFYITDKVLLRTQTSPVQVRVMEQQRPPIRVIAPGRVYRSDDIDATHSPVFHQIEGLVVDRGITMSDLKGILDVFAKRLYGPDARTRFRPHHFPFTEPSAEVDVMCFNCHGEGCRLCKGEGWIEILGCGMVHPKVLEGCDIDPNEYSGFAFGMGLERIAMRRYNIDDLRLFYENDVRFLSQF, from the coding sequence ATGAGACAGGCACTAGCCAAAATCAAGGCCGAAGTCGAATCTGTGCTCGCCGGGGTGACGGAGATTGCGGAGCTTGAGAACATCCGCATCAAATATCTCGGCAAAAAGGGAGAGCTCACCGCGATTCTCCGCCAGATGGGCTCGCTGTCCGCCGAGGAGCGTCCGCTCATCGGCCAGCTCGCAAACGAGATTCGCGCCGCGCTCGAGCAGGAGATCGACGATGTCAAGGCCCGGCTCGAGACTGCCGCTCTCGCGCGCAAGCTCGAGGGCGAGAAAATCGACGTGACTCTGCCCGGCACCGGCAATGCGGTCGGTCGGGCGCACCCGCTGTCCATCGTGCTGCGCGAAGTGGAGGAGATCTTCCTCGGCATGGGCTTTCAGATCGCCGAGGGACCCGAGGTCGAATTCGACTACTACAACTTCGAGGCTCTCAATCTGCCGCCCCATCACCCCGCGCGCGACACGCAGGATACGTTTTACATCACCGACAAGGTACTGCTGCGCACGCAGACCTCCCCGGTCCAGGTGCGCGTCATGGAGCAGCAGCGCCCGCCGATCCGCGTCATCGCGCCCGGCAGGGTCTACCGCTCCGATGACATCGACGCGACCCACTCCCCGGTCTTCCATCAGATCGAGGGCCTCGTCGTCGATCGCGGCATCACCATGAGCGACCTCAAGGGCATCCTCGACGTGTTCGCCAAGCGCCTCTACGGGCCGGATGCGCGCACGCGCTTTCGCCCCCACCACTTCCCCTTCACCGAGCCGTCGGCCGAGGTCGACGTCATGTGCTTCAACTGCCACGGCGAGGGGTGCCGCCTGTGCAAGGGCGAGGGCTGGATTGAGATTTTAGGCTGCGGCATGGTACACCCGAAAGTTCTCGAGGGGTGCGACATCGACCCGAACGAGTACAGCGGCTTTGCGTTCGGCATGGGCCTTGAGCGAATCGCCATGCGCCGCTACAACATCGATGATCTGCGCCTGTTCTACGAGAATGATGTGCGCTTTCTCAGTCAGTTTTAA